A window from Solanum lycopersicum chloroplast, complete genome encodes these proteins:
- the rps16 gene encoding ribosomal protein S16 encodes MVKLRLKRCGRKQRAVYRIVAIDVRSRREGKDLQKVGFYDPIKNQTYLNVPAILYFLEKGAQPTETVQDILKKAEVFKELRLNQPKFN; translated from the exons ATGGTAAAACTTCGTTTGAAACGATGTGGTAGAAAGCAAC GAGCCGTCTATCGAATCGTTGCAATTGATGTTCGATCCCGAAGAGAAGGAAAAGATCTTCAGAAAGTGGGTTTTTATGATCCGATAAAGAATCAAACTTATTTAAATGTTCCTGCTATTTTATATTTCCTTGAAAAAGGGGCTCAACCTACAGAAACTGTTCAGGATATTTTAAAGAAGGCAGAGGTTTTTAAGGAACTTCGTCTTAATCAACCGAAATTCAATTAA
- the matK gene encoding maturase K, whose amino-acid sequence MEEIHRYLQPDSSQQHNFLYPLIFQEYIYALAQDHGLNRNRSILLENSGYNNKFSFLIVKRLITRMDQQNHLIISTNDSNKNPFLGCNKSLYSQMISEGFACIVEIPFSIRLISSLSSFEGKKIFKSHNLRSIHSTFPFLEDNFSHLNYVLDILIPYPVHLEILVQTLRYWVKDASSLHLLRFFLHEYCNLNSLITSKKPGYSFSKKNQRFFFFLYNSYVYECESTFVFLRNQSSHLRSTSFGALLERIYFYGKIERLVEAFAKDFQVTLWLFKDPVMHYVRYEGKSILASKGTFPWMNKWKFYLVNFWQCHFSMYFNTGRIHINQLSNHSRDFMGYLSSVRLNHSMVRSQMLENSFLINNPIKKFDTLVPIIPLIGSLAKAHFCTGLGHPISKPVWSDLSDSDIIDRFGRICRNLFHYYSGSSKKKTLYRIKYILRLSCARTLARKHKSTVRTFLKRSGSELLEEFLTSEEEVLSLTFPRASSSLWGVYRSRIWYLDIFCINDLANSQ is encoded by the coding sequence ATGGAAGAAATCCACAGATATTTACAGCCGGATAGCTCGCAACAACACAACTTCCTATATCCACTTATCTTTCAGGAGTATATTTATGCACTTGCTCAGGATCATGGTTTAAATAGAAATAGGTCGATTTTGTTGGAAAATTCAGGTTATAACAATAAATTTAGTTTCCTAATTGTGAAACGGTTAATTACTCGAATGGATCAACAGAATCATTTGATTATTTCTACTAATGATTCTAACAAAAATCCGTTTTTGGGGTGCAACAAGAGTTTGTATTCTCAAATGATATCAGAGGGATTTGCATGTATTGTAGAAATTCCGTTTTCTATACGATTAATATCTTCTTTATCTTCTTTCGAAGGCAAAAAGATTTTCAAATCTCATAATTTACGATCAATTCATTCAACATTTCCTTTTTTAGAGGACAATTTTTCACATCTAAATTATGTATTAGATATACTAATACCCTACCCCGTTCATCTGGAAATCTTGGTTCAAACTCTTCGCTATTGGGTAAAAGATGCCTCTTCTTTACATTTATTACGATTCTTTCTCCACGAATATTGTAATTTGAATAGTCTTATTACTTCAAAGAAGCCCGGTTACTCCTTTTCAAAAAAAAATCAAAGATTCTTCTTCTTCTTATATAATTCTTATGTATATGAATGCGAATCCACTTTCGTCTTTCTACGGAACCAATCTTCTCATTTACGATCAACATCTTTTGGAGCCCTTCTTGAACGAATATATTTCTATGGAAAAATAGAACGTCTTGTAGAAGCCTTTGCTAAGGATTTTCAGGTTACCCTATGGTTATTCAAGGATCCTGTCATGCATTATGTTAGGTATGAAGGAAAATCAATTCTGGCTTCAAAAGGGACGTTTCCTTGGATGAATAAATGGAAATTTTACCTTGTCAATTTTTGGCAATGTCATTTTTCTATGTACTTTAACACAGGAAGGATCCATATAAACCAATTATCCAACCATTCCCGTGACTTTATGGGCTATCTTTCAAGTGTGCGACTAAATCATTCAATGGTACGTAGTCAAATGTTAGAAAATTCATTTCTAATCAATAATCCAATTAAGAAGTTCGATACCCTTGTTCCAATTATTCCTTTGATTGGATCATTAGCTAAAGCACACTTTTGTACCGGATTAGGGCATCCCATTAGTAAACCAGTTTGGTCCGATTTATCAGATTCTGATATTATTGACCGATTTGGGCGTATATGCAGAAATCTTTTTCATTATTATAGTGGATCTTCCAAAAAAAAGACTTTATATCGAATAAAGTATATACTTCGACTTTCTTGTGCTAGAACTTTAGCTCGGAAACACAAAAGTACTGTACGCACTTTTTTGAAAAGATCGGGCTCGGAATTATTGGAAGAATTCTTAACGTCGGAAGAAGAAGTTCTTTCGTTGACCTTCCCACGAGCTTCGTCTAGTTTGTGGGGAGTATATAGAAGTCGGATTTGGTATTTGGATATTTTTTGTATCAATGATCTGGCGAATTCTCAATGA